In a genomic window of Occallatibacter riparius:
- a CDS encoding peroxiredoxin-like family protein, with protein MTIASLQDQLDEITANTRGLVQPERLAISERAVEELLLTGIEERILPVGATAPEFKLKDSNGRWVRSADLLESGPLVIKFFRGRWCPYCVTELETWRDLYGQVRERGALLVAVGPQLERQSDFMVGQHGLPFPILTDAGNKVAEQFGLVYTLPEYMRDYYRSILVNIPFVNGDQSWRLPLPGTYVIGKDRKVMYAEAHADFRVRPEPDEVLTAAVAALGR; from the coding sequence ATGACGATCGCGAGCCTGCAGGACCAACTCGACGAGATCACCGCGAACACGCGCGGCCTTGTTCAGCCGGAACGCCTGGCGATCAGCGAGCGCGCCGTGGAGGAACTGCTGCTGACCGGAATCGAAGAGCGAATTCTACCGGTGGGCGCGACTGCGCCGGAGTTCAAGCTGAAGGATTCGAACGGCCGGTGGGTGCGCTCGGCGGACCTGCTGGAGAGCGGGCCGCTGGTCATCAAGTTCTTCCGCGGCCGCTGGTGTCCCTATTGCGTAACGGAACTCGAAACGTGGCGCGACCTTTATGGACAAGTGCGCGAACGCGGCGCTCTGCTGGTGGCAGTCGGGCCGCAACTTGAACGGCAGAGCGACTTCATGGTGGGCCAGCACGGCTTGCCATTTCCTATCCTGACCGACGCCGGCAACAAGGTCGCTGAGCAGTTCGGCCTCGTCTACACGCTGCCCGAGTACATGCGCGACTACTATCGCTCCATCCTCGTTAACATCCCGTTTGTGAACGGCGATCAGAGCTGGCGCCTGCCGTTGCCGGGAACATATGTCATCGGCAAGGATCGCAAAGTGATGTATGCCGAAGCGCATGCCGATTTCCGCGTTCGCCCTGAGCCGGACGAAGTGCTGACGGCAGCAGTTGCCGCGCTCGGCCGTTAG
- a CDS encoding DUF4188 domain-containing protein produces MPIFPGRYTARTDEPFVVFLIGMRVNRFFQFGKWMQVAKAMPPMIAELKKRPELGLLHVETALYWRGVVNIQYWRSFEHLHSYAKMKEGLHLPAWAAFNRAIGNNGAVGIWHETFVVQPGNHEAVYVNMPRFGLAAGVAHTPVTGRLDSAYGRMQSSERTDSNLVEK; encoded by the coding sequence ATGCCGATCTTCCCCGGCCGCTATACCGCCCGCACCGATGAGCCGTTCGTGGTCTTCCTCATCGGCATGCGCGTGAACCGCTTCTTCCAATTCGGCAAGTGGATGCAGGTGGCCAAAGCCATGCCGCCGATGATTGCCGAGCTGAAAAAGCGTCCCGAGCTTGGCCTCCTGCATGTAGAAACCGCGCTCTACTGGCGCGGCGTCGTCAACATTCAATACTGGCGCAGCTTCGAGCACCTGCACTCCTACGCCAAGATGAAGGAAGGCTTGCACCTCCCCGCGTGGGCTGCTTTCAATCGCGCGATTGGGAACAACGGAGCGGTAGGCATTTGGCACGAAACTTTCGTCGTCCAGCCCGGAAACCACGAAGCCGTCTACGTGAACATGCCGCGCTTCGGCCTCGCCGCCGGAGTTGCACACACGCCCGTCACCGGGCGCTTGGACAGCGCCTACGGGCGGATGCAGAGTTCGGAACGTACGGATTCCAATCTGGTTGAAAAGTAA
- a CDS encoding YggS family pyridoxal phosphate-dependent enzyme: MIEQAQLRENLERIESAIHDACRRAGRKRSEVELMAVSKTYPASTILEAARLGLRSFGENRVQEFAGKSAELAPLRVNGATAASDTPILVHLIGHLQSNKAAKAAELFDAIDSLDSLRLAERLNEAAAKLHKRLPVLIEVKLSEEETKAGIDPESSEAAALLETLPGLDSLHCRGLMTIAPWGVPESQTRACFRSLREWRDRWAAAHQRLNLDVLSMGMSGDFAIAIEEGATRIRIGTALFGKRPPMEAQRAAFPEDFVE, translated from the coding sequence TTGATCGAACAAGCTCAACTTCGCGAAAACCTCGAGCGCATCGAATCTGCCATTCATGACGCCTGCCGCCGCGCCGGTCGCAAGCGCAGCGAAGTGGAGCTGATGGCCGTCTCCAAAACCTATCCAGCCTCGACCATCCTCGAAGCAGCTCGTCTCGGCCTGCGTAGTTTCGGCGAGAATCGGGTGCAGGAGTTCGCGGGCAAATCGGCTGAGCTCGCTCCCTTGCGTGTCAATGGCGCTACTGCCGCATCCGACACGCCCATTCTTGTGCACCTAATTGGCCACCTGCAGTCGAACAAGGCCGCCAAAGCCGCTGAGCTCTTCGACGCCATTGACTCCCTCGACTCCCTCCGCCTCGCAGAACGACTCAATGAAGCTGCGGCTAAGCTCCACAAGCGGCTACCCGTCCTCATCGAAGTGAAGCTGAGCGAGGAGGAAACCAAGGCAGGCATCGATCCTGAATCCTCTGAAGCTGCCGCTCTGCTGGAAACCCTCCCGGGCCTTGACTCGCTGCACTGCCGTGGCTTGATGACCATCGCTCCGTGGGGCGTACCCGAAAGCCAAACCCGCGCCTGCTTCCGCTCTCTGCGGGAGTGGCGCGACCGCTGGGCTGCCGCGCATCAGCGCCTGAATCTCGATGTGCTCTCGATGGGCATGAGCGGTGACTTCGCGATCGCTATCGAAGAAGGCGCGACGCGCATCCGCATTGGCACCGCGCTGTTTGGCAAGCGCCCACCGATGGAGGCGCAGCGTGCCGCCTTCCCCGAGGATTTCGTCGAGTGA
- a CDS encoding DUF167 domain-containing protein codes for MIRETAECVTLAVRAQPGAKKTALSGIYGEGAAAQLKIAVHAPPVEGRANEALTAFLAELFSIARRDVVLIAGETNRSKVFLLRGVSIEGVRAVLGL; via the coding sequence GTGATCCGCGAGACCGCGGAATGCGTAACCCTGGCTGTGCGGGCCCAGCCCGGCGCGAAGAAGACCGCTCTCTCCGGCATTTACGGCGAAGGCGCAGCCGCCCAGCTCAAGATTGCCGTGCACGCGCCGCCCGTTGAAGGCCGTGCCAACGAAGCGCTGACTGCGTTTCTCGCTGAGTTGTTCTCGATTGCGCGCAGGGATGTCGTGCTGATCGCGGGCGAGACTAACCGGAGCAAGGTGTTTCTGCTGAGGGGCGTTTCGATAGAGGGTGTGCGGGCTGTTCTGGGTTTGTGA
- the ffh gene encoding signal recognition particle protein yields MFENLTEKLQRAFKHLRGQGTLTEENIQEAMREIRVALLEADVNLNVVKELIDHIRDKAVGAEVMTALSPSEQVIKIVRDELIALLGKDTARFKFAPQPPTVILMAGLQGSGKTTTTGKLAAWLKKGGHRPILVSVDVYRPAAREQLKVVAKSIDAKIYEGDLKGEQPGSKLVERLANEARREARNFGFDTLIVDTAGRLHVDEELMTEMEQLKKLLNPQEILFVADAMTGQDAVNSAQDFHKRLGLTGVVLTKMDGDARGGAALSIRHVTGQPIKFIGTGEKPDAFEPFHPDRIVGRILGMGDILSLVEKAEATLDKKKSEEFAKKALLGDGFTLEDFRDQLKQIKKLGSMESILKMLPSVGPFAGMQQAASQVDEKQFVRLEAMINSMTPHERRNHDIISGSRRKRIAAGSGTSVQEVNQLLRQYAQMAKMFKSMGKGGLAKQMMRGGMGALGMGRQKFGR; encoded by the coding sequence ATGTTTGAGAACCTTACAGAAAAGCTGCAGCGGGCATTCAAGCACCTTCGCGGGCAAGGCACGCTGACCGAAGAAAACATCCAGGAAGCAATGCGCGAGATCCGCGTTGCGCTGCTGGAGGCAGACGTCAACCTGAACGTGGTCAAGGAGTTGATCGACCACATCCGCGATAAAGCCGTAGGCGCGGAAGTGATGACGGCCCTGTCGCCAAGCGAACAGGTCATCAAGATCGTGCGCGACGAGTTGATCGCGCTCTTGGGCAAAGACACGGCCCGCTTCAAGTTCGCGCCGCAGCCGCCCACGGTCATCCTGATGGCCGGCCTGCAGGGTTCCGGTAAGACCACCACCACCGGCAAGCTGGCCGCGTGGCTCAAAAAGGGCGGCCATCGCCCGATTCTCGTATCGGTTGACGTCTATCGTCCGGCGGCGCGTGAGCAGCTCAAGGTTGTGGCCAAGTCCATCGACGCCAAGATCTACGAAGGCGACCTGAAGGGCGAGCAGCCTGGCTCCAAGCTCGTGGAGCGGCTCGCCAACGAGGCGCGGCGCGAGGCGCGCAACTTCGGCTTCGACACACTGATCGTCGACACCGCCGGCCGTCTGCACGTGGACGAAGAGCTGATGACCGAGATGGAGCAACTCAAGAAGCTGCTCAACCCGCAAGAGATCCTGTTCGTCGCCGACGCCATGACCGGCCAGGACGCGGTGAACTCGGCGCAGGACTTCCACAAGCGGCTGGGCCTGACGGGCGTGGTGCTTACCAAGATGGACGGCGATGCCCGCGGCGGCGCAGCCCTATCGATCCGTCACGTGACGGGACAGCCCATCAAGTTCATCGGTACCGGCGAAAAGCCGGATGCCTTCGAGCCGTTCCACCCCGATCGCATCGTGGGGCGCATTCTCGGCATGGGCGACATTCTGTCGCTCGTTGAAAAAGCCGAGGCCACGCTCGACAAGAAGAAGTCCGAGGAGTTCGCGAAAAAGGCGCTACTCGGCGATGGCTTCACCCTCGAGGACTTCCGCGACCAGCTCAAGCAGATCAAGAAGCTGGGATCGATGGAGTCTATCCTGAAGATGCTGCCCTCGGTTGGCCCGTTCGCGGGCATGCAGCAGGCCGCCAGCCAGGTGGATGAGAAGCAGTTTGTGCGTCTCGAGGCGATGATCAACTCCATGACGCCGCACGAGCGCCGAAACCACGACATCATCTCCGGCAGCCGCCGCAAGCGCATCGCGGCAGGCTCGGGCACGAGCGTGCAGGAAGTGAATCAGCTCCTGCGCCAATACGCGCAGATGGCCAAGATGTTCAAGTCGATGGGCAAGGGCGGCCTCGCCAAGCAGATGATGCGCGGCGGCATGGGCGCACTGGGAATGGGCCGGCAAAAGTTCGGACGGTAA
- a CDS encoding alpha/beta hydrolase — MSLSTTATRPNSAQRFAFRLALACGSRAIQARDRVLGRMPRRSEEMPGLSCTPLVIESGSSLLDAAYVEPASGPIQASVLICHGIGEVVRQWIPIQQLLAARGVASLVFDYSGYGRSTGRPEAEQLERDAVSAFRRLRELAPPRPLGVLGFSLGSGIAAAVLSLMGVDRLVLCAGFPSFREAARSVGVPPFLEWLVPPIWSAEASLRGSDVPVLVVHSTHDRLFPVRMAHDLVACCGPGSQSILVPGLAHNEPFYKPTMTYWNPIADFLIDPVLPASSQVQESVLAR; from the coding sequence ATGAGTCTTTCTACCACCGCCACTCGACCGAATTCCGCTCAGCGCTTCGCTTTCAGGTTGGCGCTTGCGTGCGGCAGCCGGGCGATTCAGGCGCGCGACCGTGTTCTGGGTCGTATGCCGCGCCGCTCTGAGGAAATGCCGGGTCTGTCATGCACTCCGCTTGTGATTGAGAGCGGAAGCAGCCTGCTTGATGCGGCCTATGTCGAACCTGCATCCGGGCCCATCCAAGCATCGGTACTCATCTGCCACGGCATCGGCGAAGTTGTCCGCCAGTGGATTCCCATTCAGCAGTTGCTAGCCGCGCGCGGTGTCGCCTCGCTCGTTTTCGACTACTCGGGGTATGGGCGCAGCACCGGCCGGCCCGAGGCGGAACAACTGGAGCGCGATGCCGTTTCCGCTTTTCGGCGCCTGCGTGAACTGGCTCCGCCAAGGCCGTTGGGCGTGCTGGGTTTCTCGCTCGGCTCAGGCATAGCAGCGGCGGTTCTCTCCCTTATGGGCGTCGACCGACTGGTGCTTTGCGCTGGGTTTCCGTCGTTTCGAGAAGCGGCCCGGAGCGTCGGCGTGCCTCCGTTCCTGGAGTGGCTGGTGCCGCCTATCTGGTCTGCCGAGGCGTCATTGCGTGGGTCCGACGTGCCCGTGCTCGTCGTCCACTCCACGCATGACCGATTGTTCCCGGTGCGGATGGCGCATGATCTCGTCGCCTGCTGCGGTCCCGGGTCGCAGTCGATCCTGGTGCCGGGCCTCGCACATAACGAGCCCTTCTACAAGCCGACGATGACATACTGGAATCCGATTGCGGACTTTCTCATTGATCCTGTCTTGCCAGCTTCGTCTCAAGTCCAGGAGTCCGTATTGGCGCGATAA